In Pyrus communis chromosome 15, drPyrComm1.1, whole genome shotgun sequence, the genomic stretch TACATTAATTAGTAAGTGAATATATCAAGACATATACATAAttcttcgtaaaaaaaaaaaaaaaaaaaaagaagtcaaTCTTAAATGGGTCGAGTCAAACCGGGCTAacttattttacatttttaatcaAGTATTGCTTAGATTTAATTTTGTGTCGTTTTCAAAAAcagtataataataataattattattattatgtgtCAGCTCTACAAATAGTAAAATTCATTTGTATGATTAGTTCTAGCAAGTGATACATCAAACTAGCCTTAATGTTTCAAATAACTTCAAACTGACAGTACTTACTGGACATATCAAGGATTACATGTtgaattcttcttttttctttcggaTCTCCAGTCTCATCCTCTTCTTTTGTCACCCACTTCAATACCCTAGAATAAATATAGCCTTCATGCATTAGTTATTTCTATGTCCAAATTAATTATGTCAACTGAAGGAGAAGGACATAAACTTAAATAATACTCGTATACCTTTCTTTCACAGAATTAGCATTGGCAAAGCAAAGCAAAGAGGAGTTGATGCCAATTATCAAGATGCTTGGAGTTTCAATGGCCATGGGATACTGATTGATGTTACAAAAGATGTCTGTTGTTGGAAGTCTCCCCAGAACATCTATTCCAGGTCTAAGTGAATTTATCAATATCTTTGCAAAAGAGATGCTTACCTGCATAAATGCACTCCAAAACTCATCAGAATCAAACACATGATTTCTGACCATATACTCTTACTGCTTAGTTTTAGCTTGATACTTGcaatatattcaaaatttgacattaaCTTTGATAGATTCTAGCAGAATCAATCCATGAAAGTAAAACTCCATTGTATAGTGGcttcagtgtgtgtgtgtgtgtgtaacgcTTTCATGCATTATTGTTAATCTATGTAGAAACATACTTGTTTTTGTTATTGGCTTACAATCATTCAAATCTCAGTGGGTTTATGTATGGGCATTTGCAAGATGCTTGTGAGATATCATATTAAATTAAGCATGGGAACCTACGTACCTAGCCATCAACAGCAAGCTCCATTGTGCTATTTGATATAACAAAATGTTCGGTATAACAAAAAGTGGACAATCCAAAAGGATTGACCTGACTCTTCCACTTTGTGGCCTGCTTGTAGGACCAAATCACACTAAAGATAAGCATCCAGTCCCACTAGGCTGGTCGTATCTCACCACTAAAATATCCAATCTCTATCACGAGACGGAGCCTACCCCTTGATCAAATTTGACTCTCCATATGTAAAATTTAGTACATTCTATTCTTTTGTTTCATCGAGCGATATTCTAAGTAATTTAATCTAATTATAtggaaaaaaaagttttaatcaGAGTGCAGAAGACGAAACATATTGCTTTAATTAACTTGACTACGTTCATGTTTGCTGTACATTCTATCCTAAAGGGTAAGAGATCTTCACTCTAATTTAAAACTTAGGTATGGAAATTAGTGCCATGTACGCACAACGGGTAAAATGCATATTTGAAGGATTCAAAGTGAAAAGAGTGAAAATTAGTTACCGCAGCAAGAAGACCAATTTCTACTGATTCAAACAAGACCCCCAAGAATGCACCAACGCAAGCAAGGAAGTCCAATTTGTCAACCTTCCAAATGTGGTAAGCTCCATTGATATCAATGAGCCCAGGAAGAGCTGATAGGATGATTGAAGCAAGGATTGCCATGGGAGTGAAATACAATAGCCTAGTAAGTAATTCCAGTGACAAAATTACAGTTAGGGCCATCACTATATTTGATACCACAGTTTGACACCCTGCACTAAAATTTACTGCAGTTCTTGAAAATGAACCTGCAGAGACCAAAATCCATCAATTACTTATTATTCGAGtgatattataattaatttaatctaaACTTCGGAAAGAGGGATGCAAACTTGGTTTCAGAGGGGAAAGTACACTGTGCTAATTATAAACATAACTCACCAGTTGCAACATAGCATGAAGTTAATGATCCAGCAATGTTCATGCATCCTATGGCTAGCATTTCCTTGTTACCATCAAGATGGTACCCTTTGATGGCAGCAAAAGATCGACCGACGGCAATGGCCTCCTGGTAAGTCAATAAAACATTTAGTTATCATGAAAAATCTACAACCTTTTTATcggacacaaaataaaaaagagcgggatgcaacacgaggagcTCGATCATCCTAGTACTACTTTCAGCCAAACGCGCTTAATTTCGGAATTTTTATGGGGTCTACAACTTGATCAAGATTAAATATGTAGTGAAAGCAATGCAGAGAACTCACAGCAAGAGCAATGATAGCAGAAATGAGTCCCGCTTTGGCTGCTTGTCCAACATGTGGGCCTCTGAGTTGTAGCTGATGAGCTGAGCTTGGATTTAGTCCCCCTTTGATATGTTTTACAACATTTACTCCATGCTTGTCAGCTTTTGTTAAATACACTATCAAAGTAGATAATATAACTGATATAAGTGGGGCAATAGCTGGTAGCCAAAAGagctttttgtttctttttccctgcaaataaaaaaaattaatgtctATGAAGGCTAAATCTAAAATTGCCAAATAAAATCTGAGACTGCTAGAATTTAATAAGTACTTACAATAAACCTAGCAATTAGGAGGAATATCAAGAATGCACAACCAAGGACGATGTTCAGAGGGTGCCACTGCCATTGAAACACTATCTGTTAACTTTCGTGAATCGAAAaatgaacataaaaaaaaagtaccataatttttttaagaaaacacaaaatttacataattttttttaagaaacaaaatatacTGAATTATATACACTTAATTAGTATTTATCATTGCTGTAAGTGTCTAATTAACTTACTGGTTCATGAACAATTGAATCGAAAACAGACTCCAAGACGGAGATTATATCGGTGTTGGTGGTGAAGTGGCTGATCCCAAGAAGGCCCTTGAGTTGTTGGAGGCCAATGATGATGGCTGCACCAGCCATAAACCCTACAATTGCAGCATGCGAAAGAAAGTCCACAAGAAATCCCAACCTACAAGTAGTACAAGAAAGGACTGTGTTAGGATGAAAATCGAAATTACGTTTCGGAAGGTTGCAGTAAAAACAAGTTTGCTGATCAACTTGCCTGAAAATTCCAAATGCAGCTTGGAAGATTCCGGCAAAAAATGTCACGGTGAACACAAGATTTCGGTAAGCAATAGGATTGGCCACAGGATCTTCTATCTTCTGAATCAAGGAGGGTAGGAGCATGGAAACCACAGCTACTGGCCCAATTGCTAGCTCTCTTGAGCTCCCCATTAGAGAATAAATCAGAGGTGGAACAATGCTTGTATCTAAATGCAATAACCCAAATGAAAAAAACCGATAAGATAAAACCAAAAGAATGAACAAAAATTTGCtgacaaataaaacaaaatgaacAACTTACACAGGCCATATTGCGGATCAAGTTTTGCAAGATTAGCATATCCAATACTCTGCCAAGTTcataaaaagtacaaaaatgtataacaaaaaaaattagaaggaCATTTTAATGGGATTTTCTAAGTAAATTAAACCGAAAAACTTACCTGAGGAACACTAAGGCTGGCCAGTGTCAAACCTGCCATCACATCATTTTTAAACTTTGATGCCTTGTAATTCCTCCCCCAGCTAAGGATTGGAAACAGACCCCGAAATAACGAAAAGGCTCGGTTTGCTGGTGTTTTCTGCTTGGAGTATCTGtttccttgaggaagaagattggATTTTATGCCATGAATGAGCTGCTGCCATAAGCCTGGTGGGTCAGGAGAAGAGAGAAGCCACTGAGCTCTCTCGGCTCGACCGGAAGTGTCCTCGGCTTGGCGGTGCTGCTGCTGAAGCTCCACGGTACTGAAGATCTCAGTTGGCAGTGAAGCCATGGTGGTTAAAAATTTGAAGTGTTTGGGTGAACTCTCTTGAGTCGCATATATTTTAGGTACCTGCAATGGTGTTCTAGTTTTTGTACCAAACCATGACAGAGATGTTTGAATGAATGCACTCATTAAATACATTGATGATGTCAAAATAACTGCAGCTGCTTATTGCATGTTGAAACATTAACTCATCGCAATTGATGAGCTCATTCATAATGAATAATATGAGTGTTATAAGCACGacacattaatttaattttcatgtaaCGTTTTAAGTTTTACGGGAATTCTCACTTTACTATCCTAAAGTATCGTAAAATTCGCATTTTGTTATCCTTAATTTTTTCGTCGTAGTTTgcctaaattttgatttttctaacACTTTAATACTTCGGTTAGGCTTTTCGTCAAGTTCTTCGTTAAGTGATGATATGGCATAAATTTGGCATACCATATTTGCCACGTGGACGAGAGATTCTCTTCTAAATCCAAGCCACCATGTCTAGTGCGAATTCTTGGCAAATATGGTGGCAAATAGGGTGGGTCAAAGTTATGCAACATcattagggctggaaaaaaatcccaaaaatcccaaaccaaaccgaaaaaatcccgatcccaaaccaaaaaaatcccaaaccaaaattcccgaaaatttcggtatgtcatcccgaaccaaaccgaaattttcggtatgggattcgggattacatctccattttttcggtattcccataccgaatagaaataaatattatatatatatatatatattattttttaattataagagaattattttttaattaatggtattggtagccactagtgtgattaatctttgtctcaactaaataactaatgtttgtttgttcaatttgtttgtttctatattccagttgtctcaactaatgtgattaatctttggatattagtttcctgcatacctagccactagtgtgattaatctttggatattagtttcctgcatacctaggcaaatcaaggaaacaaaggagcaaagaccattatgcatgcatgaacatatcagtatacatatattgtatatatatacacggacaaggtgggtacagggcatgcaattagttgagctcaaatttttttcttttgttttcgagtACACAATATAGTTGTTCTTTCAGACATAGGCgccgccaaaattttcatttaattacaactatgtggaggaggaatcaaagttggaatgtggggtgagatggcattagcccaaaaactttgtgcacaaatgggtagtgggtagattgaaacttacttttagcccaaaaacataatatgtcaaattttagcccaaaaacataatatgtcaaattttagtccaaaagcccaaaaacatttcgggattcccgatttgtcccgaaatcccgaaattatttcgggattcccgaaaattgggattcccgaaaatttggtttgggattggtattgaatttgggattcccaaaaatttcggtttgggaatcgggacaagggtttcggtatgggatcccataccgaaccacccctaaacATCATCATTAAATGGAGAACTTGACGGAAAGCCTAAGAAAGTATTGAAGTGCCAGAAAAGTCAAAATTTAGGTATGAAACTGAAACGAAAAAAACTAAGGGTTGCAAGATGTAAATTTCATATTACCCTAATTTTTAATAGATGTCAATTGCGTTGGTTTATAGGTTCATGTTCAACTAACTGTGTCTTGAATTCATACTAATTCCGTCCTTTTAATCTAATTCAAAGTTGTAAAATTgcttataataaaaatataaaacaat encodes the following:
- the LOC137717751 gene encoding low affinity sulfate transporter 3-like gives rise to the protein MYLMSAFIQTSLSWFGTKTRTPLQVPKIYATQESSPKHFKFLTTMASLPTEIFSTVELQQQHRQAEDTSGRAERAQWLLSSPDPPGLWQQLIHGIKSNLLPQGNRYSKQKTPANRAFSLFRGLFPILSWGRNYKASKFKNDVMAGLTLASLSVPQSIGYANLAKLDPQYGLYTSIVPPLIYSLMGSSRELAIGPVAVVSMLLPSLIQKIEDPVANPIAYRNLVFTVTFFAGIFQAAFGIFRLGFLVDFLSHAAIVGFMAGAAIIIGLQQLKGLLGISHFTTNTDIISVLESVFDSIVHEPWHPLNIVLGCAFLIFLLIARFIGKRNKKLFWLPAIAPLISVILSTLIVYLTKADKHGVNVVKHIKGGLNPSSAHQLQLRGPHVGQAAKAGLISAIIALAEAIAVGRSFAAIKGYHLDGNKEMLAIGCMNIAGSLTSCYVATGSFSRTAVNFSAGCQTVVSNIVMALTVILSLELLTRLLYFTPMAILASIILSALPGLIDINGAYHIWKVDKLDFLACVGAFLGVLFESVEIGLLAAVSISFAKILINSLRPGIDVLGRLPTTDIFCNINQYPMAIETPSILIIGINSSLLCFANANSVKERVLKWVTKEEDETGDPKEKRRIQHVILDMSNVMNVDTSGILALEEIHKKLCSYGIQLAMANPRWQVIHRLKVSKLVDKIGGESVFLTVGEAVEACLTCKVTGGSSC